A genomic region of Rhipicephalus sanguineus isolate Rsan-2018 chromosome 1, BIME_Rsan_1.4, whole genome shotgun sequence contains the following coding sequences:
- the LOC119379634 gene encoding uncharacterized protein K02A2.6-like yields the protein MAVGSRIREFDLSETSSWVEYVERIQLYCAANKLTTEEDKRAVLLSCCGPETYSLITTLVKPSRPPNVDYQIIVDAVKKHVNPKPSELYAMYVFSKRDQQEGEGVADFVTALGKLSENCGFGGTKFPLEEMLRDRLVFGISDNVVQERLLAEKNLTFDTAYELAITAEAAAKQQKAIRSNAQELEFQQELTSKVELEANKRQPERQRSCFRCLGAHAGWRCRYKDSVCFNCGGKGHLAKACRRKPAEVEAQLEDRKNSAKSEYDELFSISQVKNGTPKYVITVEIGNEIVPMEVDSGAARSIISVNEFRKLQVAKRMKVDKCDTQLVTWTKEGLDVLGKVSVPVKFKDRELQLPLLVLKNDGNTLLGRNWFQPLGISLTGLHSINVGPQAIVEKFADVFSETFPGANLPRIHIELKEAAQARFLKCRSIPFAMKNEVVAELNRLEELGILKPTQYSDWATPIIVVRKKDGSLRICGDYRSTVNQAVKSNVYPLPTSKELFARLGRGRVFSKLDLTQAYQQLLVDEETAELLTINTVQGLYKVCRLPFGVSIAPGVFQRTMDMVLAGMPQVAVYLDDILIASESIEEHQRMLAEVLSRLSKTGLRVQAGKCEFFKESLEFLGHRIDAKGIYPSKAKVEAIHQAPAPKNKKELQTFLAYEYVLDYRKTKDHGNADCLSRLPAPLTREETEVPGDILLLEAVEYPPHSTPHSETGKSPAEVMLGRNFRTALSILQRDESDARCPLPPPQRGFLPGDAVYARNFRPGPEWYPGRVLRRLGHVMYELRTVLCTDATGTTCAEHGTVSPET from the exons ATGGCCGTCGGTAGTCGCATTCGAGAGTTCGACCTCAGTGAAACTTCGTCGTGGGTAGAGTATGTCGAGCGCATTCAGTTGTATTGTGCAGCGAACAAGCTCACAACGGAGGAGGACAAGCGAGCTGTGTTGCTCAGCTGCTGTGGCCCAGAGACGTACTCCCTCATAACCACTCTCGTGAAGCCGTCGCGACCGCCAAACGTGGACTACCAAATCATCGTTGATGCAGTGAAGAAGCACGTCAACCCGAAGCCGTCCGAGCTATACGCGATGTACGTCTTTTCTAAGCGAGACCAGCAAGAGGGGGAGGGCGTAGCCGACTTTGTCACTGCTCTGGGCAAGTTATCCGAGAACTGCGGATTTGGCGGAACAAAATTTCCATTAGAGGAAATGTTGCGCGACCGGTTGGTTTTTGGAATCTCTGACAATGTGGTTCAAGAACGATTGTTGGCGGAAAAAAACCTGACGTTCGACACGGCATATGAATTAGcaatcacggcagaagcagctgCGAAGCAGCAAAAAGCAATACGAAGCAATGCACAGGAGCTCGAATTCCAGCAAGAGTTGACGTCCAAAGTAGAACTGGAAGCCAACAAGAGGCAACCAGAGAGGCAGCGGAGTTGTTTCCGCTGTTTGGGAGCGCATGCTGGATGGCGTTGCAGATACAAAGATTCGGTGTGTTTCAACTGCGGCGGAAAGGGGCATTTAGCAAAAGCATGCCGACGAAAGCCAGCAGAGGTGGAAGCTCAGCTCGAGGACAGAAAAAATTCCGCGAAGAGCGAGTACGACGAGTTGTTCAGTATCAGCCAAGTAAAAAACGGGACGCCAAAGTACGTCATCACTGTCGAGATTGGAAATGAAATCGTGCCGATGGAAGTAGATTCTGGAGCTGCCAGGTCGATTATCAGTGTGAACGAATTTCGGAAGCTGCAAGTGGCGAAGCGGATGAAGGTGGACAAGTGCGACACGCAACTGGTGACCTGGACAAAGGAAGGGCTGGACGTGCTGGGAAAAGTGTCTGTGCCTGTGAAGTTCAAAGACCGAGAATTGCAGCTGCCGCTACTAGTACTGAAGAACGACGGGAACACTCTGCTGGGCCGAAATTGGTTCCAGCCATTGGGAATCAGCCTAACAGGTCTTCATAGCATAAATGTCGGACCTCAAGCGATCGTGGAAAAATTCGCAGACGTGTTCAGTGAAACCTTTCCAGGCGCTAATCTGCCACGCATCCACATCGAACTAAAGGAGGCCGCCCAAGCCAGGTTCCTGAAATGCCGCAGCATTCCGTTTGCCATGAAGAATGAAGTCGTTGCTGAGTTAAATCGCTTGGAGGAACTGGGAATTCTAAAACCCACCCAATATTCAGACTGGGCAACACCAATCATCGTGGTGCGAAAGAAGGACGGCTCCCTACGAATATGCGGGGATTACAGAAGCACGGTGAACCAGGCCGTAAAAAGTAATGTATACCCGTTACCAACCAGCAAAGAATTGTTTGCCAGATTAGGAAGGGGGCGTGTTTTTTCTAAACTCGACTTGACTCAGGCCTATCAGCAACTATTGGTGGATGAAGAAACGGCGGAGTTGCTCACCATTAATACCGTGCAGGGGCTGTACAAGGTTTGTCGGCTGCCGTTCGGCGTGTCCATTGCTCCTGGGGTTTTCCAAAGAACCATGGACATGGTGCTGGCCGGAATGCCGCAAGTAGCGGTATACCTGGATGACATCCTGATTGCCAGCGAGTCTATCGAGGAACATCAACGGATGCTTGCCGAGGTCCTCAGCCGATTGTCCAAAACCGGGCTTAGAGTGCAAGCTGGGAAGTGCGAATTTTTTAAGGAAAGCCTCGAGTTTCTGGGGCATCGGATTGACGCTAAGGGCATCTACCCTTCGAAGGCCAAGGTCGAGGCCATCCACCAGGCTCCTGCCCCGAAGAACAAAAAGGAACTGCAAACTTTCTTGG CCTACGAATACGTGCTCGATTACAGGAAAACCAAGGACCATGGAAACGCAGATTGCCTGAGTAGGTTGCCGGCTCCCCTAACCCGAGAAGAGACCGAAGTACCGGGTGACATACTCCTACTGGAAGCTGTGGAGTACCCCCCA CACTCTACGCCACACTCAGAAACCGGCAAATCACCTGCAGAAGTCATGCTGGGTCGGAACTTCAGGACCGCCCTCTCGATCCTTCAACGGGACGAGAGTGACGCAAGATGCCCGCTGCCGCCTCCACAACGTGGGTTCCTGCCGGGTGATGCTGTGTACGCGAGAAACTTCCGGCCCGGCCCCGAGTGGTATCCTGGTCGTGTGTTGCGACGTTTGGGCCACGTCATGTACGAGCTGCGGACGGTACTGTGCACCGACGCCACCGGGACCACGTGCGCCGAGCATGGCACTGTGAGCCCGGAGACTTAA